One stretch of Candidatus Stygibacter australis DNA includes these proteins:
- the era gene encoding GTPase Era: MDNKFKSGFVTIIGKPNVGKSTLMNRLLGEKLSIVSPKPQTTRHQIKGILNGEDLQIIFLDTPGFLEPRYELHNRMMDYIKIALKDADLILFITDANHFPTDYDQQMLKLIGNIKIPKLALLNKIDLVEPETIEPLLVELRKEDFDKVIPISLLVEKDIAPFLDTITTYLPYNPPYYGPEELSDLPLRFFAQEIIREQIFLNFRDEIPYSSTVMVENYQDFPNKVEIDANIWLERKSQKIILIGKGGEKIKSLRMNAEREIYKITGKRAKLTLWIKIKPNWRKKKNALKEFGYQ, translated from the coding sequence ATGGATAATAAATTTAAAAGTGGCTTTGTCACAATTATTGGCAAGCCTAATGTGGGTAAATCTACCCTTATGAACCGTCTTCTGGGTGAAAAACTTTCTATTGTGAGTCCTAAACCTCAAACTACCAGACATCAGATCAAAGGTATCTTGAATGGGGAAGACCTTCAGATCATTTTTCTGGATACACCTGGTTTTCTTGAACCACGTTATGAACTTCATAACAGAATGATGGATTATATAAAAATCGCTCTGAAAGATGCCGACCTTATTCTATTTATAACTGATGCCAATCATTTTCCAACTGATTATGATCAGCAGATGCTCAAATTAATAGGTAATATTAAAATCCCCAAACTGGCTTTACTCAATAAAATTGATCTGGTGGAACCAGAAACAATTGAACCACTGCTGGTGGAGTTACGTAAAGAAGATTTTGACAAAGTGATCCCTATCTCGCTGTTGGTGGAAAAGGATATTGCACCTTTTTTAGATACTATCACAACTTATTTGCCATATAATCCACCTTATTATGGTCCGGAAGAACTGAGTGATCTTCCATTGCGTTTCTTTGCCCAGGAGATCATCCGAGAACAGATTTTCCTTAATTTTCGTGATGAGATCCCTTACAGCTCTACAGTTATGGTAGAAAATTATCAGGACTTTCCTAATAAAGTGGAAATCGATGCAAATATCTGGTTGGAAAGGAAATCTCAGAAGATTATCCTGATTGGCAAAGGTGGTGAGAAAATCAAATCTTTGAGAATGAATGCAGAGAGAGAGATTTACAAAATAACAGGGAAAAGAGCAAAACTTACGCTCTGGATAAAAATAAAACCTAACTGGCGTAAAAAGAAAAACGCTCTCAAAGAGTTCGGTTATCAATAG